A stretch of the Halopiger aswanensis genome encodes the following:
- a CDS encoding M48 family metalloprotease, translating to MLDRVRELVPEYPIGTREYHAAGVTPRDVERNLREYTGSDEELGRERTAWSGVLKSTYRWEVAPGDGEYVIHERVTVPFRSVAAVGALLAGLFWVSDLVLGSSVTGRTDLFVTIPALLVLLGALIVGFEAIEAYQPGLEESPLLNHYDERFGTQQDLLGGLVFTQAMVAIGTYLLGLPAVYAILYYGLYLVAPRSFERMLAAVIDTLKTGFRRVPALAFLYLGIVGIATIGHAIFLTIMNSIKLLQMMSTFSLTGSLITIMVVLCLLGFYANAYGILVDRAIRREFVSTGRSTDNLLVLIVASSCVLGGAGVVVWMIWSWIDTIQWVTQFVDGPLLLLLVLGAIGPGYFVAGTCYQLRSVLQLFETMRSTETRLDDPAFDDFAAEIRVLETDTIGAMAIAFPRDNRIVVTRGLVDQYRADDLDQSELKAILRHEEAHLERGDARLSILIALLSPVLLVGKNVLYSLFDYRTREIQADKYAADRTSPEALVGALGTLRDQSLSTRSFDTLAFAPSLNSSANNVQRESLPQRVFGFLYGGFAATDVHPDIDERIEQVGDEGMAAQWKLQQIGGSEQDR from the coding sequence ATGCTCGATCGGGTTCGGGAGCTCGTTCCGGAGTATCCGATCGGAACCCGAGAGTACCACGCGGCCGGCGTCACACCTCGAGACGTCGAGCGGAACTTGAGAGAGTACACTGGATCCGATGAGGAGTTGGGCCGGGAGCGCACGGCATGGTCCGGGGTCCTGAAATCGACGTATCGCTGGGAGGTCGCCCCTGGCGACGGTGAGTACGTGATTCACGAGCGGGTGACGGTCCCGTTTCGATCGGTGGCAGCCGTTGGCGCGCTCCTCGCCGGGCTTTTCTGGGTTAGTGATTTGGTGCTCGGGAGCAGTGTGACGGGACGGACCGATCTTTTCGTCACGATTCCCGCTCTGTTGGTGCTTCTGGGGGCCCTCATAGTCGGGTTCGAGGCGATCGAAGCGTATCAGCCGGGACTCGAGGAAAGCCCACTCCTCAATCACTACGACGAACGGTTCGGTACTCAGCAGGATTTACTCGGAGGCTTGGTCTTCACACAGGCCATGGTGGCTATAGGTACGTACCTTCTCGGGCTCCCAGCGGTGTACGCCATCCTCTATTACGGCCTGTATCTGGTCGCTCCTCGATCGTTCGAACGGATGCTAGCGGCGGTGATCGATACGCTCAAAACGGGCTTTCGCCGGGTCCCGGCGCTTGCCTTCCTCTATCTCGGCATCGTCGGTATCGCGACCATTGGTCATGCTATCTTCTTGACGATTATGAACAGCATCAAGCTGCTACAGATGATGTCCACCTTCTCTCTCACTGGATCCCTGATAACGATCATGGTCGTCCTCTGCCTTCTCGGATTCTATGCCAACGCGTACGGCATTCTTGTCGATCGAGCCATCAGACGTGAGTTTGTCTCGACGGGCCGGTCGACAGACAATCTCCTTGTGCTGATCGTTGCCTCGTCGTGTGTTCTCGGTGGGGCCGGGGTAGTCGTGTGGATGATCTGGTCCTGGATCGATACGATCCAGTGGGTGACCCAGTTCGTGGACGGCCCGCTGCTCCTCTTGCTCGTTCTCGGGGCGATCGGGCCAGGCTATTTCGTCGCCGGCACGTGTTATCAACTCCGCAGCGTTCTGCAACTATTCGAGACCATGCGGTCGACGGAAACCCGTCTCGACGATCCCGCGTTCGATGATTTTGCGGCAGAGATCCGGGTTCTAGAGACAGATACGATCGGTGCGATGGCGATCGCATTCCCTCGTGACAACCGGATCGTGGTGACGCGGGGACTCGTGGACCAGTATCGCGCTGATGACCTGGACCAGTCGGAACTCAAGGCGATCCTGAGACACGAGGAGGCCCATCTCGAGCGTGGCGATGCCCGACTTTCTATCCTCATCGCGCTCCTCTCTCCGGTCCTTCTGGTGGGGAAGAACGTCCTGTACAGCCTGTTCGATTATCGAACCCGGGAGATCCAGGCAGACAAGTATGCCGCTGACCGGACGAGTCCAGAGGCACTCGTCGGTGCGTTGGGGACGTTGCGGGATCAATCCCTTTCGACCCGCTCGTTCGACACCTTGGCCTTTGCTCCGTCGCTCAACTCGAGTGCGAACAACGTCCAGCGGGAGTCGCTTCCTCAGCGGGTATTCGGCTTTCTGTACGGTGGGTTCGCAGCCACTGACGTCCATCCCGACATCGACGAGCGCATCGAGCAGGTTGGTGACGAGGGGATGGCCGCCCAGTGGAAACTTCAACAGATTGGCGGCAGCGAACAGGATAGATAA
- a CDS encoding M78 family metallopeptidase domain-containing protein: protein MATTSDSSISFNQTDTRSDEMNSTIEQWIDDLIAGVDDAQASDEFQEWLDAQSRLHNYSYRNTLLIKQQCPEVTRVAGYQTWQEEFDRYVQEGESAIWIWAPIITKQCPECENSPSYHKDSDCEYDETPPEEWSEGLVGFKPTPVFDISQTEGEPLPELETEATGDADDLINRLTDVADELGVTVRIVPEAEWTHGEVKGICKQRSLIDMQPRVEVRDRENTADLARTLIHEYAHALLHFNIDDDTERSKRELEAEAVAYVIGRYCGLDTSGSAFYLAAWVSDDPEIVRERLGRISRTAEELIDVLETDV, encoded by the coding sequence ATGGCTACGACCAGCGACTCGTCGATCTCATTCAACCAGACCGACACACGATCCGACGAGATGAACAGTACCATCGAACAATGGATCGACGACCTCATCGCCGGCGTCGACGACGCGCAGGCCAGCGACGAGTTCCAAGAGTGGCTCGACGCCCAGAGTCGCCTTCACAACTACTCCTACCGAAACACGCTCCTGATCAAACAGCAGTGTCCCGAGGTGACTCGGGTTGCAGGCTACCAAACCTGGCAGGAGGAGTTCGATCGGTACGTCCAAGAAGGCGAGTCGGCCATCTGGATCTGGGCGCCGATCATCACGAAGCAGTGTCCGGAGTGTGAGAACTCGCCGAGTTACCACAAAGACAGTGACTGTGAGTACGACGAGACGCCACCAGAGGAGTGGTCGGAGGGACTGGTCGGGTTCAAGCCCACGCCGGTGTTCGACATTTCCCAGACCGAAGGCGAACCACTCCCTGAACTCGAGACTGAAGCAACCGGGGACGCCGACGACCTCATCAACCGACTCACTGACGTCGCGGATGAGCTCGGCGTGACGGTTCGGATCGTTCCGGAAGCGGAGTGGACGCACGGTGAGGTGAAGGGTATCTGCAAGCAGCGCAGCCTCATCGATATGCAGCCGCGCGTTGAGGTCCGGGATCGGGAGAACACCGCCGATCTCGCCCGTACGCTGATCCACGAATACGCACACGCGCTGCTCCACTTCAACATCGATGACGATACCGAGCGGTCGAAACGGGAGCTCGAGGCCGAAGCCGTTGCTTATGTTATCGGACGGTACTGTGGACTCGACACTAGCGGATCGGCATTCTATCTAGCTGCATGGGTGTCGGATGATCCCGAGATCGTTCGCGAGCGTCTCGGACGGATCAGTCGGACGGCAGAGGAACTCATCGACGTTCTCGAAACTGATGTCTGA
- a CDS encoding DUF6884 domain-containing protein, protein MKWNLSVEKSMREIGLVSCTKTKLEEPASPGELYSPSSLFSKARQYCEQHHDDWYVLSAKHQLLEPDGPPIEPYDETLTGARVGEKRAWATETFDELDTAGLLEADTTLVFHAGKAYYEELLPLLDETAVSIELPVEGLMIGERLGWYNERT, encoded by the coding sequence TTGAAGTGGAACCTGTCAGTAGAGAAATCCATGAGAGAAATCGGTCTTGTGAGTTGTACGAAAACCAAGCTCGAGGAACCTGCTTCGCCAGGTGAACTCTACTCGCCTTCGTCGCTGTTCAGTAAGGCCAGGCAATACTGTGAACAGCACCACGACGACTGGTATGTGTTGTCGGCAAAGCACCAGCTGCTCGAGCCGGATGGGCCGCCGATCGAACCGTACGACGAGACGCTCACGGGAGCTCGGGTAGGCGAGAAACGAGCGTGGGCGACCGAAACGTTCGATGAGTTAGATACAGCCGGATTACTCGAGGCAGATACGACGCTTGTCTTTCACGCTGGCAAAGCGTACTACGAGGAACTGCTGCCGCTGCTCGACGAGACAGCGGTTTCTATAGAGCTCCCAGTCGAGGGCCTAATGATTGGTGAGCGACTTGGATGGTACAACGAGCGGACATGA